One stretch of Nakamurella alba DNA includes these proteins:
- a CDS encoding sugar-binding transcriptional regulator, with protein sequence MGPAELTRAVAIARMYYLEELSKSQIAERTGLSRFKVARILADCLAQGIVTITIASPSNIDPDLSEQLGERFGLRHALVVHPTSGNDADLRADLGRAAAQLLGEILDGDDVLGVGWGRTLTAIADHLDTLPACPVVQMTGVTSSDMDNSMELVRRISEVSGGRPYPIFAPLVLPDATTAAGLLRQPDLAAATNQFGTITKAIVAVGSWDPPNSQLRGVMTPRERDDLARLGVQAEVCGALLDQQGQEVDTDMRNRMIAVGIDQLRDIPELIAVAGGASKEKAILAVLRSGLVNSLITDDAVARGLLAAAG encoded by the coding sequence ATGGGGCCCGCCGAACTGACCCGAGCAGTCGCCATCGCCCGGATGTACTACCTGGAGGAGCTCTCGAAGAGCCAGATCGCCGAACGGACCGGGCTGTCCCGGTTCAAGGTCGCGCGGATCCTGGCCGACTGCCTCGCCCAGGGGATCGTCACCATCACCATCGCCAGCCCGTCGAACATCGATCCGGACCTGTCGGAGCAGCTCGGCGAGAGATTCGGACTACGGCACGCACTCGTTGTCCACCCCACCTCCGGCAACGATGCCGACCTGCGGGCGGACCTCGGCCGGGCCGCTGCCCAACTGCTCGGCGAGATCCTCGACGGCGACGATGTTCTCGGGGTCGGCTGGGGGCGGACGCTGACCGCCATCGCCGATCACCTGGACACCCTCCCCGCCTGCCCGGTCGTCCAGATGACAGGCGTGACGAGCAGCGACATGGACAACTCCATGGAACTCGTCCGCAGGATCAGCGAGGTGTCCGGGGGTCGCCCGTACCCGATCTTCGCGCCGCTCGTCCTCCCGGATGCCACCACGGCGGCGGGACTGTTGCGCCAGCCCGACCTCGCCGCCGCCACCAACCAGTTCGGCACCATCACCAAGGCCATCGTGGCGGTCGGTAGTTGGGATCCGCCCAACTCGCAGCTGCGCGGTGTGATGACTCCCCGCGAGCGCGACGACCTCGCCCGGCTCGGCGTCCAGGCCGAGGTGTGCGGAGCGTTGCTCGACCAGCAGGGGCAGGAGGTCGACACCGACATGAGGAACCGGATGATCGCCGTCGGGATCGACCAACTCCGCGACATCCCCGAGTTGATCGCCGTCGCCGGCGGCGCCTCCAAGGAGAAGGCGATCCTCGCCGTCCTGCGCTCCGGCCTGGTCAACTCCCTGATCACCGACGACGCCGTCGCGCGGGGACTGTTGGCCGCGGCCGGTTGA
- a CDS encoding GntR family transcriptional regulator, whose amino-acid sequence MAGPTERTAPPPSAAVRAYEHTKRLILTGELAGGAAVSELAIGEALGVSRTPTHEAFLRLATEGLLVLESRKGAVVRPMSPSETADVLEMREAVESAAAARVIESGYDADLVGHLTELLAAQERALRDGDVERFVDIDDDLHSSVVAASRNAIAAHFMAMLRDRQQRLRHQLMRVRPEQLEPAYLEHRQLAAAIGDRDADAYRTLLHHHISVHKVVL is encoded by the coding sequence ATGGCAGGTCCTACCGAGCGCACCGCACCTCCGCCGTCGGCGGCGGTGCGGGCGTACGAGCACACGAAACGACTGATCCTCACCGGCGAACTGGCCGGCGGCGCGGCGGTCAGCGAGCTGGCGATCGGCGAAGCGCTCGGCGTCAGCCGGACGCCGACGCACGAGGCGTTCCTGCGGCTGGCGACGGAGGGTCTGCTGGTCCTCGAGTCACGCAAAGGCGCTGTCGTGCGACCGATGTCACCGAGCGAGACGGCCGACGTGCTGGAGATGCGGGAGGCCGTGGAGTCCGCGGCCGCAGCGCGGGTCATCGAATCCGGCTACGACGCCGACCTGGTCGGTCATCTGACTGAACTGCTCGCAGCGCAGGAGCGGGCCCTGCGCGACGGCGACGTCGAGCGGTTCGTCGACATCGACGACGACCTGCACTCCTCGGTCGTGGCGGCCTCGCGGAACGCCATCGCCGCGCACTTCATGGCCATGCTGCGCGACCGGCAGCAGCGCCTGCGGCACCAGCTGATGCGAGTACGCCCGGAGCAGTTGGAACCCGCGTATCTCGAGCACCGGCAGCTGGCGGCCGCCATCGGCGACCGGGACGCCGATGCGTACCGGACTCTGCTGCACCACCACATCTCGGTGCACAAGGTGGTCCTGTGA